One segment of Babesia bigemina genome assembly Bbig001, chromosome : II DNA contains the following:
- a CDS encoding Outer capsid glycoprotein VP7, producing MSLINKSDEVATVTTPHLYNDFEKSGKWVVARYFNGLALSPINGECRCVDAETGQLKAKIEIRMRTDYVCDIASKIFRNRMLPITGPWCSVVLHPGSTLTIKFPIQAISSASTDDTPRTSFSQLPYIYDYETKFWPKDLIKLRQLVASYDVDIYDEILYGNAIAGDALALDVSQMARGEVTLKYHLDEPLALRSGLNSFYSHWTLISRNDYVPDNISAVVKVSLAFTHQYGILGCDRRRPSVFDVGLSKNFCLPKSMGFGIGDLYECSYDIMRDVRKVGIRCGSNE from the coding sequence ATGTCTCTCATTAACAAGAGTGACGAAGTTGCGACTGTTACTACACCACATTTATATAATGATTTCGAAAAGAGTGGGAAATGGGTCGTTGCGCGATACTTTAATGGCTTGGCATTATCACCTATCAATGGCGAATGCCGGTGCGTCGATGCGGAAACAGGTCAGCTGAAGGCCAAGATAGAGATTCGAATGAGAACCGATTACGTTTGCGATATTGCTAGCAAAATATTCCGAAACCGTATGCTTCCTATCACTGGGCCGTGGTGTTCGGTGGTGCTACATCCTGGTAGCACCTTGACCATAAAATTTCCAATACAGGCCATAAGCTCGGCATCTACTGACGATACCCCACGCACTTCATTCTCCCAGCTGCCGTACATATATGATTATGAAACTAAATTTTGGCCAAAAGACTTGATTAAGCTGCGTCAACTGGTTGCATCTTATGATGTAGATATTTACGACGAAATATTGTACGGCAATGCTATCGCTGGCGATGCCCTTGCGTTAGATGTGTCCCAAATGGCCCGGGGAGAGGTGACACTGAAATACCATCTGGACGAACCTCTTGCTCTACGAAGTGGATTGAACTCGTTTTATTCTCATTGGACATTGATATCTAGGAATGACTATGTCCCAGACAACATAAGCGCCGTCGTCAAAGTCTCCTTAGCGTTTACCCACCAGTACGGGATCCTTGGTTGCGACCGAAGGCGGCCAAGTGTATTTGACGTGGGCTTATCCAAGAATTTTTGTCTACCAAAATCAATGGGATTTGGAATAGGGGATTTGTATGAATGCTCATACGATATAATGCGGGACGTTAGAAAGGTCGGCATTCGCTGCGGGTCCAATGAGTAG